Proteins encoded within one genomic window of Theobroma cacao cultivar B97-61/B2 chromosome 7, Criollo_cocoa_genome_V2, whole genome shotgun sequence:
- the LOC108662847 gene encoding WAS/WASL-interacting protein family member 3-like — translation MPPRRGLLPLTRSVGRGRGRSQRRQLDAVKEEPAAFTIREAPAAEQAETPPHSPHSSHPLPPTGTPAMSPEVVQALAAFFTAIVGQAQASQAPPIVPPIAPSVPPPPPLVPPPVQDVSIAKKLKEARQLGYIFFTGDLDATVAKASINQVSETLSDMRLDDHLKLMVATRLQEKRARTWWNSVKSHSTTPLT, via the coding sequence atgcctcctcgacgtggaCTCctacctctcactagatcggttgggaggggaagaggtcgttcccaacgtcGTCAACTAGATGCAGTAAAGGAGGAACCGGCTGCATTCACCATTCGGGAagcacctgctgctgagcAGGCCGAGACTCCTCCACATTCTCCACATTCTTCACATCCTCTGCCACCTACTGGTACTCCTGCCATGTCTCCTGAGGTAGTCCAAGCATTAGCAGCTTTCTTTACCGCTATTGTTGGCCAGGCTCAAGCTAGTCAAGCTCCTCCTATAGTACCACCAATTGCTCCTTCAGTACCACCACCCCCACCTCTAGTTCCACCGCCAGTACAAGATGTATCTATTGCTAAGAAGTTGAAGGAAGCTAGACAATTGGGTTACATTTTTTTTACGGGCGATTTGGATGCCACCGTAGCCAAAGCTTCGATTAATCAAGTTTCGGAGACATTGTCTGATATGAGGTTGGATGATCACCTGAAGCTAATGGTGGCCACGAGATTACAAGAGAAGAGAGCCCGTACATGGTGGAATTCAGTAAAATCCCATTCCACTACTCCTCTGACCTAG